A portion of the Betta splendens chromosome 2, fBetSpl5.4, whole genome shotgun sequence genome contains these proteins:
- the acadl gene encoding long-chain specific acyl-CoA dehydrogenase, mitochondrial isoform X2: protein MVAELSTDVPALFRRRRNFGTRKRMRLQHSQSKQHGEPVHSTRPETSSARTLMEIGTRRIFTKDHDLFRQNVRRFFQEEVIPYHSEWENAGQVSRELWEKAGEHGMLGILIPEECGGVGGDVFSAAVMWEEQMYANCSGPGFPLHSDVVMPYISNYGSKEQIERFIPKMAAGKCIAAIAMTEPGAGSDLQGVKTNAKRDGSDWILNGSKVFITNGWMADLVVVVAVTNRDAKTAAHGISLFLVQDGTKGFQKGRKLEKIGLKAQDTAELFFEDVRLPADMLLGELNKGFYYLMNELPQERLAIAAMAIASCEFMFEETRNYVLQRKAFDKTIAHLQTVQHKLAELKMEICVGRAFIDNCIQLHAEKHLDAPTASMAKCWASDLQNSVATRCLQLHGGWGYMWEYPIARAFVDARVQPIYGGTNEIMKELIARNIVNQK from the exons ATGGTGGCAGAGTTGAGCACAGatgtccctgctctgtttcgTAGAAGAAGAAATTTTGGCACCCGGAAAAGAATGAG ATTGCAGCACAGCCAGTCTAAGCAGCATGGAGAGCCTGTCCACTCAACCCGTCCAGAAACATCCAGTGCTAGGACCCTGATGGAGATTGGAACCCGTCGGATCTTCACCAAGGACCATGATCTCTTCAGGCAAAATGTTCGACGCTTCTTTCAAGAAGAAGTCATTCCATATCACAGCGA GTGGGAGAATGCCGGTCAGGTAAGCAGGGAATTGTGGGAAAAGGCTGGAGAGCACGGCATGCTGGGAATATTGATACCAGAGGAGTGTGGCGGTGTGGGAGGAGACGtgttctctgctgctgtcatgTGGGAGGAGCA AATGTATGCCAATTGCTCAGGGCCAGGTTTCCCTCTGCACTCGGACGTTGTCATGCCCTACATTAGCAACTACGGCAGCAAGGAGCAGATTGAACGTTTCATTCCCAAAATGGCTGCTGGGAAATGCATTGCAGCTATTGCCATGACAGAACCTGGAGCAGGCAG TGATCTTCAAGGTGTGAAGACCAATGCCAAGAGGGACGGCAGTGACTGGATCCTGAATGGCAGCAAG GTGTTCATCACAAACGGTTGGATGGCCGACCTGGTAGTGGTGGTGGCTGTGACCAACCGTGATGCAAAAACCGCAGCACATGGCATCAGCCTGTTTTTGGTGCAGGATGGCACAAAGGGCTTTCAGAAAGGACGCAAGCTTGAGAAGATTGGTCTGAAGGCACAG GATACGGCTGAACTGTTTTTTGAGGATGTGCGCCTCCCAGCTGATATGCTTTTGGGGGAACTCAACAAGGGTTTCTACTATCTAATGAACGAACTGCCACAG GAACGCCTGGCTATTGCCGCCATGGCTATAGCGAGCTGCGAGTTCATGTTTGAAGAAACCAGGAATTATGTGTTGCAGAGGAAAGCATTCGACAAAACAATCGCTCAC CTACAGACTGTGCAGCACAAGCTGGCAGAGCTAAAGATGGAGATCTGTGTGGGTAGAGCATTCATTGATAACTGCATTCAGCTCCACGCGGAGAAGCACCTGGATGCTCCAACGGCCTCCATGGCAAAGTGTTG GGCGTCTGATCTCCAGAACAGTGTAGCTACAAGGTGCCTGCAACTCCATGGTGGGTGGGGCTACATGTGGGAATACCCCATCGCCAG GGCGTTTGTGGACGCCCGCGTTCAGCCCATCTACGGAGGCACCAACGAGATCATGAAAGAGCTCATTGCCCGTAACATTGTCAACCAGAAGTGA
- the acadl gene encoding long-chain specific acyl-CoA dehydrogenase, mitochondrial isoform X3 — MFAPKMLKLCLSGLRNAFLQRQVLSATAARLQHSQSKQHGEPVHSTRPETSSARTLMEIGTRRIFTKDHDLFRQNVRRFFQEEVIPYHSEWENAGQVSRELWEKAGEHGMLGILIPEECGGVGGDVFSAAVMWEEQMYANCSGPGFPLHSDVVMPYISNYGSKEQIERFIPKMAAGKCIAAIAMTEPGAGSDLQGVKTNAKRDGSDWILNGSKVFITNGWMADLVVVVAVTNRDAKTAAHGISLFLVQDGTKGFQKGRKLEKIGLKAQDTAELFFEDVRLPADMLLGELNKGFYYLMNELPQERLAIAAMAIASCEFMFEETRNYVLQRKAFDKTIAHLQTVQHKLAELKMEICVGRAFIDNCIQLHAEKHLDAPTASMAKCWASDLQNSVATRCLQLHGGWGYMWEYPIAR; from the exons ATGTTTGCACCGAAAATGCTTAAACTGTGTCTTTCTGGGCTGAGAAATGCTTTCCTGCAACGACAAGTCCTGTCTGCGACCGCTGCGAG ATTGCAGCACAGCCAGTCTAAGCAGCATGGAGAGCCTGTCCACTCAACCCGTCCAGAAACATCCAGTGCTAGGACCCTGATGGAGATTGGAACCCGTCGGATCTTCACCAAGGACCATGATCTCTTCAGGCAAAATGTTCGACGCTTCTTTCAAGAAGAAGTCATTCCATATCACAGCGA GTGGGAGAATGCCGGTCAGGTAAGCAGGGAATTGTGGGAAAAGGCTGGAGAGCACGGCATGCTGGGAATATTGATACCAGAGGAGTGTGGCGGTGTGGGAGGAGACGtgttctctgctgctgtcatgTGGGAGGAGCA AATGTATGCCAATTGCTCAGGGCCAGGTTTCCCTCTGCACTCGGACGTTGTCATGCCCTACATTAGCAACTACGGCAGCAAGGAGCAGATTGAACGTTTCATTCCCAAAATGGCTGCTGGGAAATGCATTGCAGCTATTGCCATGACAGAACCTGGAGCAGGCAG TGATCTTCAAGGTGTGAAGACCAATGCCAAGAGGGACGGCAGTGACTGGATCCTGAATGGCAGCAAG GTGTTCATCACAAACGGTTGGATGGCCGACCTGGTAGTGGTGGTGGCTGTGACCAACCGTGATGCAAAAACCGCAGCACATGGCATCAGCCTGTTTTTGGTGCAGGATGGCACAAAGGGCTTTCAGAAAGGACGCAAGCTTGAGAAGATTGGTCTGAAGGCACAG GATACGGCTGAACTGTTTTTTGAGGATGTGCGCCTCCCAGCTGATATGCTTTTGGGGGAACTCAACAAGGGTTTCTACTATCTAATGAACGAACTGCCACAG GAACGCCTGGCTATTGCCGCCATGGCTATAGCGAGCTGCGAGTTCATGTTTGAAGAAACCAGGAATTATGTGTTGCAGAGGAAAGCATTCGACAAAACAATCGCTCAC CTACAGACTGTGCAGCACAAGCTGGCAGAGCTAAAGATGGAGATCTGTGTGGGTAGAGCATTCATTGATAACTGCATTCAGCTCCACGCGGAGAAGCACCTGGATGCTCCAACGGCCTCCATGGCAAAGTGTTG GGCGTCTGATCTCCAGAACAGTGTAGCTACAAGGTGCCTGCAACTCCATGGTGGGTGGGGCTACATGTGGGAATACCCCATCGCCAGGTAA
- the acadl gene encoding long-chain specific acyl-CoA dehydrogenase, mitochondrial isoform X1, with protein MFAPKMLKLCLSGLRNAFLQRQVLSATAARLQHSQSKQHGEPVHSTRPETSSARTLMEIGTRRIFTKDHDLFRQNVRRFFQEEVIPYHSEWENAGQVSRELWEKAGEHGMLGILIPEECGGVGGDVFSAAVMWEEQMYANCSGPGFPLHSDVVMPYISNYGSKEQIERFIPKMAAGKCIAAIAMTEPGAGSDLQGVKTNAKRDGSDWILNGSKVFITNGWMADLVVVVAVTNRDAKTAAHGISLFLVQDGTKGFQKGRKLEKIGLKAQDTAELFFEDVRLPADMLLGELNKGFYYLMNELPQERLAIAAMAIASCEFMFEETRNYVLQRKAFDKTIAHLQTVQHKLAELKMEICVGRAFIDNCIQLHAEKHLDAPTASMAKCWASDLQNSVATRCLQLHGGWGYMWEYPIARAFVDARVQPIYGGTNEIMKELIARNIVNQK; from the exons ATGTTTGCACCGAAAATGCTTAAACTGTGTCTTTCTGGGCTGAGAAATGCTTTCCTGCAACGACAAGTCCTGTCTGCGACCGCTGCGAG ATTGCAGCACAGCCAGTCTAAGCAGCATGGAGAGCCTGTCCACTCAACCCGTCCAGAAACATCCAGTGCTAGGACCCTGATGGAGATTGGAACCCGTCGGATCTTCACCAAGGACCATGATCTCTTCAGGCAAAATGTTCGACGCTTCTTTCAAGAAGAAGTCATTCCATATCACAGCGA GTGGGAGAATGCCGGTCAGGTAAGCAGGGAATTGTGGGAAAAGGCTGGAGAGCACGGCATGCTGGGAATATTGATACCAGAGGAGTGTGGCGGTGTGGGAGGAGACGtgttctctgctgctgtcatgTGGGAGGAGCA AATGTATGCCAATTGCTCAGGGCCAGGTTTCCCTCTGCACTCGGACGTTGTCATGCCCTACATTAGCAACTACGGCAGCAAGGAGCAGATTGAACGTTTCATTCCCAAAATGGCTGCTGGGAAATGCATTGCAGCTATTGCCATGACAGAACCTGGAGCAGGCAG TGATCTTCAAGGTGTGAAGACCAATGCCAAGAGGGACGGCAGTGACTGGATCCTGAATGGCAGCAAG GTGTTCATCACAAACGGTTGGATGGCCGACCTGGTAGTGGTGGTGGCTGTGACCAACCGTGATGCAAAAACCGCAGCACATGGCATCAGCCTGTTTTTGGTGCAGGATGGCACAAAGGGCTTTCAGAAAGGACGCAAGCTTGAGAAGATTGGTCTGAAGGCACAG GATACGGCTGAACTGTTTTTTGAGGATGTGCGCCTCCCAGCTGATATGCTTTTGGGGGAACTCAACAAGGGTTTCTACTATCTAATGAACGAACTGCCACAG GAACGCCTGGCTATTGCCGCCATGGCTATAGCGAGCTGCGAGTTCATGTTTGAAGAAACCAGGAATTATGTGTTGCAGAGGAAAGCATTCGACAAAACAATCGCTCAC CTACAGACTGTGCAGCACAAGCTGGCAGAGCTAAAGATGGAGATCTGTGTGGGTAGAGCATTCATTGATAACTGCATTCAGCTCCACGCGGAGAAGCACCTGGATGCTCCAACGGCCTCCATGGCAAAGTGTTG GGCGTCTGATCTCCAGAACAGTGTAGCTACAAGGTGCCTGCAACTCCATGGTGGGTGGGGCTACATGTGGGAATACCCCATCGCCAG GGCGTTTGTGGACGCCCGCGTTCAGCCCATCTACGGAGGCACCAACGAGATCATGAAAGAGCTCATTGCCCGTAACATTGTCAACCAGAAGTGA
- the acadl gene encoding long-chain specific acyl-CoA dehydrogenase, mitochondrial isoform X4, protein MEIGTRRIFTKDHDLFRQNVRRFFQEEVIPYHSEWENAGQVSRELWEKAGEHGMLGILIPEECGGVGGDVFSAAVMWEEQMYANCSGPGFPLHSDVVMPYISNYGSKEQIERFIPKMAAGKCIAAIAMTEPGAGSDLQGVKTNAKRDGSDWILNGSKVFITNGWMADLVVVVAVTNRDAKTAAHGISLFLVQDGTKGFQKGRKLEKIGLKAQDTAELFFEDVRLPADMLLGELNKGFYYLMNELPQERLAIAAMAIASCEFMFEETRNYVLQRKAFDKTIAHLQTVQHKLAELKMEICVGRAFIDNCIQLHAEKHLDAPTASMAKCWASDLQNSVATRCLQLHGGWGYMWEYPIARAFVDARVQPIYGGTNEIMKELIARNIVNQK, encoded by the exons ATGGAGATTGGAACCCGTCGGATCTTCACCAAGGACCATGATCTCTTCAGGCAAAATGTTCGACGCTTCTTTCAAGAAGAAGTCATTCCATATCACAGCGA GTGGGAGAATGCCGGTCAGGTAAGCAGGGAATTGTGGGAAAAGGCTGGAGAGCACGGCATGCTGGGAATATTGATACCAGAGGAGTGTGGCGGTGTGGGAGGAGACGtgttctctgctgctgtcatgTGGGAGGAGCA AATGTATGCCAATTGCTCAGGGCCAGGTTTCCCTCTGCACTCGGACGTTGTCATGCCCTACATTAGCAACTACGGCAGCAAGGAGCAGATTGAACGTTTCATTCCCAAAATGGCTGCTGGGAAATGCATTGCAGCTATTGCCATGACAGAACCTGGAGCAGGCAG TGATCTTCAAGGTGTGAAGACCAATGCCAAGAGGGACGGCAGTGACTGGATCCTGAATGGCAGCAAG GTGTTCATCACAAACGGTTGGATGGCCGACCTGGTAGTGGTGGTGGCTGTGACCAACCGTGATGCAAAAACCGCAGCACATGGCATCAGCCTGTTTTTGGTGCAGGATGGCACAAAGGGCTTTCAGAAAGGACGCAAGCTTGAGAAGATTGGTCTGAAGGCACAG GATACGGCTGAACTGTTTTTTGAGGATGTGCGCCTCCCAGCTGATATGCTTTTGGGGGAACTCAACAAGGGTTTCTACTATCTAATGAACGAACTGCCACAG GAACGCCTGGCTATTGCCGCCATGGCTATAGCGAGCTGCGAGTTCATGTTTGAAGAAACCAGGAATTATGTGTTGCAGAGGAAAGCATTCGACAAAACAATCGCTCAC CTACAGACTGTGCAGCACAAGCTGGCAGAGCTAAAGATGGAGATCTGTGTGGGTAGAGCATTCATTGATAACTGCATTCAGCTCCACGCGGAGAAGCACCTGGATGCTCCAACGGCCTCCATGGCAAAGTGTTG GGCGTCTGATCTCCAGAACAGTGTAGCTACAAGGTGCCTGCAACTCCATGGTGGGTGGGGCTACATGTGGGAATACCCCATCGCCAG GGCGTTTGTGGACGCCCGCGTTCAGCCCATCTACGGAGGCACCAACGAGATCATGAAAGAGCTCATTGCCCGTAACATTGTCAACCAGAAGTGA